The following coding sequences are from one Virgibacillus necropolis window:
- a CDS encoding CvpA family protein gives MVDIILLLLLIFGFFIGLKRGFILQLFHLIGFIVAFIVAALYYDQLSSRLALWIPYPELPDESAWAAFLENLPLEIAFYNAIAFAIIFFAVKIVLQIIASMLDFVAELPVLHSVNKLLGGVLGFIEIYLLLFIILYILALTPLSSIQTWVNGSGIAMFIVEHTPLFSEKLKDLWFSHIEGLIHS, from the coding sequence ATGGTTGATATTATCTTATTACTTTTATTAATTTTTGGCTTTTTTATAGGGTTGAAGCGTGGCTTTATTTTACAATTATTTCATTTAATTGGATTCATCGTCGCATTTATTGTCGCAGCTTTGTATTATGATCAATTGTCTTCAAGATTAGCATTGTGGATACCATATCCAGAACTGCCCGACGAAAGCGCATGGGCGGCATTTTTGGAAAACCTACCACTAGAAATAGCATTCTATAATGCAATTGCATTTGCAATTATATTTTTTGCTGTAAAAATTGTACTACAAATTATTGCGTCTATGCTTGATTTTGTTGCAGAGTTACCTGTGCTACATTCCGTAAATAAGCTTCTTGGAGGAGTTTTAGGCTTCATTGAAATTTATTTACTACTATTTATTATCTTGTATATTCTTGCATTAACTCCACTATCAAGTATTCAAACATGGGTGAATGGCTCCGGTATTGCAATGTTTATCGTAGAGCACACACCATTGTTTTCTGAGAAATTAAAGGATTTATGGTTTTCGCATATTGAAGGTTTAATCC